In Flavobacterium okayamense, a single window of DNA contains:
- a CDS encoding UDP-2,3-diacylglucosamine diphosphatase, translating to MKIYFASDQHFGAPTSELSFPREQKFVQWLDEIKKDADVIFLLGDLFDFWFEYKTVVPKGFVRVLGKLAEIRDSGTPIYFFVGNHDLWMHDYFEKELNIPVYHDNKEFTFNGKTFLIGHGDGKGPGDKGYKRMKKVFTNPFSKCLFRWLHPDLGVKLAQYLSVKNKLISGEEDVKFLGEENEWLVQYAKRKLETKHYDYFVFGHRHLPMIIDVSEKSKYVNLGDWIGYFTYGVFDGEKFELKEFKD from the coding sequence TTGAAAATATATTTTGCCTCTGACCAACATTTTGGTGCTCCAACTTCAGAATTGAGTTTTCCTCGGGAGCAAAAATTCGTTCAATGGTTGGATGAAATTAAAAAAGATGCAGATGTAATCTTTCTATTAGGGGATTTATTTGATTTTTGGTTTGAATACAAAACAGTTGTACCTAAAGGTTTTGTTAGAGTACTTGGAAAATTAGCTGAAATAAGGGATTCTGGAACTCCAATCTATTTTTTTGTGGGCAATCATGATTTGTGGATGCACGATTATTTTGAAAAGGAATTGAATATTCCTGTTTATCACGATAACAAAGAATTTACTTTTAATGGCAAAACATTCTTAATTGGCCATGGAGACGGAAAAGGCCCCGGCGACAAAGGCTACAAAAGAATGAAAAAAGTCTTTACCAATCCTTTTTCAAAATGCTTGTTCCGATGGTTACATCCCGATTTAGGTGTTAAATTAGCACAATATCTTTCTGTTAAAAATAAATTGATTTCTGGTGAAGAAGATGTTAAATTTTTAGGGGAAGAAAATGAATGGCTAGTTCAATATGCAAAACGAAAATTAGAAACTAAGCATTATGATTATTTTGTTTTTGGTCATAGACATTTACCTATGATTATTGATGTTTCTGAGAAATCAAAATATGTAAATCTTGGCGATTGGATTGGCTATTTTACTTACGGAGTTTTCGATGGTGAAAAATTCGAGTTAAAAGAATTCAAAGATTAA
- a CDS encoding MFS transporter, which translates to MTKKDPYAALRFKEFRFFLAMRFALVFAWSMQFVIIEWEVYSLTKNPLSLGIIGLMEIIPAVAMSLFAGHIVDQNEKKGLLLKIMLGFSVISLGLFLITVPSLVASLSKNTILFTIYGLVFLGGIVRSFISPTVFSLLALIVPKKDYPNAATWSSSTWQLASMFGPASAGFLISWIGVHWSMCFVFACTLIALLWLIKIEKKPILNPKIGEPIMQSLKEGVKFVFNNKTILGAISLDMFAVLFGGAVALLPIFAQDILKVGSEGFGILRAAPAVGSIITMLAAAHISLTRNAGKKLLIAIFIFGACIIVFGLSTIFWVSVVALFLSGVADGVSVVIRSTILQLHTPDNMRGRVSSVNSIFVGSSNELGAFESGLTAKLMGVVPAVVFGGCMTIATVFGTAIVSPSFRQLDLEKDLEELSKED; encoded by the coding sequence ATGACTAAGAAAGATCCTTACGCAGCACTTCGTTTTAAAGAATTTCGTTTTTTTCTTGCTATGCGATTCGCATTAGTTTTCGCTTGGTCAATGCAATTTGTAATCATCGAATGGGAAGTGTATAGTTTAACTAAAAATCCACTTTCATTAGGGATTATTGGCTTAATGGAAATTATTCCAGCAGTTGCAATGTCGCTTTTTGCAGGACATATTGTGGATCAAAATGAAAAGAAAGGCTTGCTGTTAAAAATTATGTTAGGTTTTTCAGTAATTAGTTTAGGTTTGTTTCTAATTACTGTGCCAAGTTTAGTTGCTTCATTGTCTAAAAATACAATTCTTTTTACTATTTATGGATTGGTTTTTCTGGGTGGAATTGTACGATCATTCATTAGTCCAACTGTCTTTTCATTATTAGCCCTAATTGTGCCAAAGAAAGATTATCCTAACGCAGCCACTTGGAGTAGTTCAACGTGGCAATTAGCATCCATGTTTGGTCCTGCCTCGGCTGGATTTTTAATCAGTTGGATTGGCGTACACTGGTCTATGTGTTTTGTATTTGCTTGTACGTTAATAGCATTACTTTGGTTAATTAAAATAGAAAAGAAGCCAATTTTAAACCCTAAGATTGGTGAGCCAATAATGCAAAGTTTAAAAGAAGGTGTAAAATTTGTTTTCAATAATAAAACAATTTTAGGAGCTATATCTTTAGATATGTTTGCGGTTTTATTTGGTGGTGCTGTTGCTTTATTACCAATTTTTGCTCAAGATATTTTAAAAGTAGGTTCAGAAGGTTTTGGAATTTTACGTGCTGCACCAGCAGTTGGTTCAATAATAACTATGCTAGCCGCAGCTCATATTTCTTTAACAAGAAACGCTGGAAAAAAACTTTTAATAGCCATCTTTATATTTGGAGCATGTATAATTGTTTTCGGATTGTCAACCATTTTTTGGGTTTCAGTAGTTGCACTATTTTTAAGTGGTGTAGCCGATGGTGTATCAGTTGTTATTAGAAGCACTATATTGCAATTGCACACACCAGATAATATGCGAGGTCGCGTTTCATCCGTTAATTCAATATTTGTTGGGTCTTCTAATGAATTAGGCGCTTTTGAAAGCGGATTGACGGCAAAATTGATGGGAGTTGTTCCGGCAGTTGTTTTTGGTGGTTGTATGACTATTGCAACAGTTTTTGGAACTGCTATTGTTTCGCCTTCGTTTAGACAATTAGATTTAGAAAAAGATTTGGAAGAATTAAGTAAAGAGGATTAA
- the recJ gene encoding single-stranded-DNA-specific exonuclease RecJ: MRWNLKSKPQKEKVQALQNALQVDEIVATLLVQRGIETFEQAKQFFRPTLEDLYDPYLMMDMDKAVNRIELAITNNERILVFGDYDVDGTTAVSLVSSYLKTITPNIATYIPDRYAEGYGVSYKGIDFADDNGFSLIIALDCGIKSIDHVKYAKEKGIDFIICDHHRPGEFLPDAVAILDPKREDCSYPYDELCGCGVGFKLIQALGKNRNQTIENLVPYLDLVATAIAADIVPITGENRVLAKFGLEVINSNPRAGIKALIQNVKKKELTITDVVFTVAPRINAAGRIHHGDYAVRLLTEFNLEQAEEVAKEIEQFNSDRKDLDKQITKEALLQIQENQEEKSFSTVVYNENWHKGVIGIVASRLVENYYRPTIVFTKSGDKLSASARSVKDFDIYNALEACSEHLEQFGGHMYAAGMTLLEENYQNFKQAFEEVVQQTLHPDLQTPEIEFDAEIQLTDINPKLVRILKQFEPYGPQNMTPLFLVKDLTDSGYAKTLGSEGEHLKAYVKQNDSDSFGAIGFGLGNKIDIVKNFSKFDAIVSIEENEWRDVVTLQLQLRDIKSLND; the protein is encoded by the coding sequence ATGCGTTGGAATTTAAAATCGAAGCCTCAAAAAGAAAAAGTACAAGCCTTACAAAATGCACTTCAAGTAGATGAAATCGTCGCTACTTTATTAGTTCAAAGAGGAATTGAAACCTTTGAACAAGCTAAACAATTTTTCCGTCCTACCTTAGAAGATTTATACGATCCGTATTTGATGATGGATATGGATAAAGCGGTAAATCGTATCGAATTGGCAATTACCAATAACGAACGAATTTTAGTTTTTGGTGATTATGATGTCGACGGAACCACTGCTGTTTCACTTGTTTCTTCTTATTTAAAAACCATTACACCAAATATTGCAACATATATTCCGGATAGATATGCTGAAGGTTACGGAGTTTCCTACAAAGGGATTGATTTTGCTGACGACAATGGATTTTCGCTAATCATTGCTTTAGATTGCGGAATTAAATCGATTGACCATGTAAAGTATGCGAAGGAAAAAGGAATCGATTTTATCATTTGTGATCACCATCGTCCAGGAGAATTTTTACCCGATGCTGTAGCTATTTTAGATCCAAAAAGAGAAGATTGTTCCTATCCTTATGATGAATTATGCGGTTGTGGTGTCGGATTCAAACTGATTCAAGCGTTAGGGAAAAATAGAAATCAAACTATTGAAAATTTAGTTCCGTATTTAGATTTAGTAGCAACAGCAATTGCTGCGGATATAGTTCCAATTACTGGAGAAAATAGAGTGTTGGCAAAATTTGGTTTAGAAGTTATCAATTCAAATCCAAGAGCAGGAATAAAAGCACTCATCCAAAATGTAAAAAAGAAGGAATTAACGATTACTGATGTTGTTTTTACTGTTGCACCACGAATTAATGCGGCGGGAAGAATTCATCATGGTGATTATGCGGTTCGCTTGTTAACCGAATTTAATTTGGAACAAGCGGAAGAAGTGGCGAAAGAAATTGAACAATTCAATTCGGACAGGAAAGATTTGGATAAACAAATCACTAAAGAAGCCTTACTTCAAATACAAGAAAATCAAGAAGAAAAGTCTTTTTCAACTGTAGTTTATAATGAAAATTGGCACAAAGGCGTAATTGGAATTGTAGCTTCTCGCTTAGTTGAAAATTATTATCGTCCAACGATTGTTTTTACAAAAAGTGGCGATAAATTGTCAGCTTCGGCTCGATCGGTAAAAGATTTTGATATTTATAATGCCTTAGAAGCGTGTTCAGAACATTTGGAACAATTTGGCGGACATATGTATGCGGCTGGAATGACACTTTTGGAAGAAAATTATCAAAATTTCAAACAAGCTTTTGAAGAAGTAGTCCAACAAACTTTGCATCCCGATTTGCAAACTCCAGAGATAGAATTCGATGCAGAAATTCAATTAACCGACATTAATCCGAAATTAGTTCGAATTTTAAAACAATTTGAGCCATATGGTCCACAAAATATGACACCGCTTTTTTTAGTAAAAGATTTAACTGATTCTGGTTATGCTAAAACCTTAGGTTCAGAGGGAGAACATCTAAAAGCGTATGTAAAGCAAAATGATTCGGATTCTTTTGGTGCAATTGGTTTTGGTTTAGGAAATAAAATAGACATAGTTAAAAATTTCTCAAAATTTGATGCTATCGTTTCAATTGAAGAAAATGAATGGCGAGATGTTGTAACTTTGCAATTGCAATTACGTGACATTAAATCTTTGAATGACTAA
- the ade gene encoding adenine deaminase gives MQIQGQIVDIQNKRIFSGEITVENGKIKSIIEKEHDVHHYIMPGFIDAHIHIESSMLVPSEFAKLAVLHGTVGTISDPHEIANVLGKDGVYYMIENSKKVPLKFHFGAPSCVPATSFETAGAVIDSEGIKELLATPDIHYLAEMMNYPGVLFDDEEVMKKIAWAKHFNKPIDGHAPGLRGDAVKKYISAGITTDHECFTYEEAAEKLSLGMKVIIREGSAAKNFEALIDLLPEHFENMMFCSDDKHPDDLIISHINTLCARAVAKGMDVFKVLQAACINPVHHYNMNVGILHEGDFADFIIVEDLVDFKVQQTYINGELVAENGFSKVTQVDFETPNNFNTSFKNTEDFEVKSSASKIRVIEALEGQLITNEIHHTSLVQDGNLVSNTNDDILKMTVVNRYQEAQPAIAFIKNFGLKKGAIASSVAHDCHNIVAVGTSDEEICKAVNLLIENKGGVCAVNGAEQKVLPLPVAGIMSDKDGWTAGKLYQEIDEMAKELGSNLKAPFMTLSFMALLVIPDLKLSDKGLFSGNTFSFVDLEME, from the coding sequence ATGCAAATTCAAGGACAAATTGTTGACATACAAAATAAACGAATTTTTTCAGGTGAAATTACTGTTGAAAACGGTAAAATAAAATCGATTATAGAAAAGGAACATGATGTACATCATTACATCATGCCTGGTTTTATTGATGCGCACATTCACATTGAAAGTTCGATGTTAGTCCCTTCTGAATTTGCAAAATTGGCGGTTTTACACGGAACAGTTGGAACGATTTCCGATCCACATGAAATTGCGAATGTTTTAGGAAAAGACGGTGTGTATTACATGATTGAAAACAGTAAAAAAGTGCCGTTGAAATTTCATTTTGGAGCGCCTTCGTGTGTACCGGCAACTTCTTTTGAAACAGCAGGAGCTGTTATCGATTCTGAAGGAATTAAAGAACTTTTGGCTACGCCAGATATTCACTATTTAGCGGAAATGATGAATTATCCTGGTGTTTTGTTTGACGATGAAGAAGTAATGAAGAAAATTGCTTGGGCTAAACATTTTAACAAACCTATTGACGGTCACGCCCCTGGTTTAAGAGGCGATGCGGTGAAAAAATATATTTCTGCTGGAATTACAACCGATCATGAGTGTTTTACTTATGAAGAAGCAGCCGAAAAATTATCTTTAGGCATGAAAGTCATCATTCGTGAAGGTAGTGCTGCAAAGAATTTTGAAGCCTTAATTGATTTATTGCCTGAACATTTTGAAAATATGATGTTTTGTTCGGATGATAAGCATCCTGATGATTTAATTATTAGTCATATTAACACGCTTTGTGCTCGAGCGGTTGCCAAAGGAATGGATGTTTTTAAAGTGTTGCAAGCCGCTTGTATCAATCCGGTACATCATTATAATATGAATGTTGGAATTTTACACGAAGGCGATTTTGCCGATTTTATTATTGTAGAAGATTTAGTCGATTTTAAAGTCCAACAAACGTACATTAATGGTGAATTAGTTGCCGAAAATGGGTTTTCAAAAGTTACACAAGTTGACTTTGAAACACCAAATAATTTCAACACTTCTTTCAAGAATACTGAAGATTTTGAAGTTAAAAGCTCAGCTTCTAAAATTAGAGTAATTGAAGCTTTAGAAGGACAATTGATTACGAATGAAATTCATCACACATCTTTAGTTCAAGATGGAAATTTGGTTTCCAATACTAATGATGATATTTTAAAAATGACGGTTGTGAATCGCTATCAAGAGGCACAACCTGCAATTGCTTTTATTAAAAATTTCGGATTAAAAAAAGGCGCCATTGCGAGTTCAGTAGCGCACGATTGTCATAATATTGTTGCGGTTGGGACTTCGGATGAAGAAATTTGCAAAGCAGTTAATTTATTAATCGAAAACAAAGGAGGCGTTTGTGCCGTAAATGGTGCCGAACAAAAAGTTTTACCCCTTCCTGTAGCAGGAATTATGAGTGATAAAGACGGCTGGACTGCTGGAAAATTGTATCAAGAAATAGATGAAATGGCAAAAGAACTAGGAAGCAATTTAAAAGCGCCATTTATGACACTTTCGTTTATGGCTTTATTAGTAATTCCCGATTTAAAACTTTCTGATAAAGGATTGTTTAGTGGGAATACTTTTTCTTTTGTAGATTTAGAAATGGAATAA
- a CDS encoding OsmC family protein — MATHEVTTTWKGKMQFESTNPSGETFLINAAAEHGGEGAGLRPKAMMLSALAGCSGLDVASLIEKMKLEVTDFKIETIANLTEEHPKVYDAVTVEYHFYGNNLNEAKLQRAVDLSVEKYCGVMEMFRQFAKIDIKVLFHKE; from the coding sequence ATGGCAACACACGAAGTAACCACAACTTGGAAAGGCAAAATGCAATTTGAATCTACTAACCCAAGTGGAGAAACATTTTTAATAAATGCTGCGGCAGAGCATGGTGGCGAAGGTGCTGGTTTGCGTCCAAAAGCGATGATGTTGTCAGCTTTAGCAGGTTGTTCCGGTTTAGATGTAGCTTCTTTAATCGAGAAAATGAAGTTGGAAGTAACCGATTTCAAAATTGAAACCATTGCCAATTTAACCGAAGAACATCCAAAAGTGTATGACGCTGTTACTGTAGAATATCATTTTTACGGAAATAATTTAAACGAAGCCAAATTGCAACGCGCCGTAGATTTATCAGTAGAAAAATATTGTGGTGTAATGGAAATGTTCCGTCAGTTTGCGAAAATTGACATTAAGGTTTTATTTCATAAAGAATAG
- a CDS encoding PLDc N-terminal domain-containing protein: MEFQVDNFSIGLMIWQIIVFINLVFWVFCIIDVLRNSFNGNDKLIWILVLLFVPFLGPFLYLLIGRKKRLNKSE; encoded by the coding sequence ATGGAATTTCAAGTTGATAACTTTTCAATTGGATTAATGATTTGGCAAATTATTGTTTTTATTAACTTAGTTTTTTGGGTGTTTTGTATAATTGATGTTTTAAGAAATTCATTTAATGGTAATGATAAATTGATTTGGATTTTAGTTTTATTATTTGTTCCATTTCTTGGACCGTTTTTGTATTTATTAATTGGACGAAAGAAAAGATTGAATAAAAGTGAATAG
- the rsmI gene encoding 16S rRNA (cytidine(1402)-2'-O)-methyltransferase yields MGKLYIVPTPIGNLEDMTFRAITVLKEADCVLAEDTRTSGKLMKHFEIGTPMQSHHMHNEHKTVENLVKRMQAGETIALISDAGTPAISDPGFLLTRACVENGIDVECLPGATAFVPALVNSGLPNDKFVFEGFLPDKKGRQTRFLALAEETRTMIFYVSPHKLNKTLAEYVQYFGADRPVSVSRELSKLHEETVRGTAEEVLKHFEAKPAKGEIVVCVGGKNLK; encoded by the coding sequence ATGGGTAAACTATATATTGTACCAACACCAATAGGCAACTTAGAAGACATGACGTTTAGAGCGATTACCGTTCTAAAAGAAGCCGATTGTGTTCTTGCCGAAGATACGCGTACCAGCGGAAAATTAATGAAGCATTTTGAAATTGGTACACCTATGCAAAGCCACCACATGCACAACGAACATAAAACCGTTGAAAATTTGGTAAAACGCATGCAAGCCGGCGAAACCATTGCTTTAATTAGCGATGCAGGAACACCAGCTATTTCCGATCCTGGGTTTTTATTAACGCGTGCTTGTGTTGAAAATGGTATTGATGTGGAATGTTTGCCTGGAGCAACGGCTTTCGTTCCTGCTTTAGTGAATAGTGGTTTGCCAAACGATAAATTTGTATTCGAAGGTTTTTTGCCCGATAAAAAAGGTCGTCAAACACGCTTTTTAGCGCTAGCTGAAGAAACCAGAACCATGATTTTTTATGTTTCCCCACATAAATTGAATAAAACCTTAGCTGAATACGTGCAATACTTCGGTGCCGATAGACCTGTTTCTGTTTCAAGAGAATTGTCAAAACTACATGAAGAAACCGTTCGCGGAACAGCTGAAGAAGTATTAAAACATTTTGAAGCCAAACCCGCAAAAGGCGAAATTGTGGTTTGTGTTGGAGGGAAGAATTTAAAATAA
- a CDS encoding HEAT repeat domain-containing protein: MAFYDLNKEERQLVVNNIYEDCLTSFERKNLEKLLVHFSNEDTYIRKTAYQSVGKIYNSNFRLQKDILVYLKELLENENEKVRQTTINSAGEIGMYYFEDVISFFDIGLFDDHHSIRNAVIGSVKKMGEKNPKPVLEWAKNYLHHEDKEVRREICHGIELRGRKHPEDILPLLKELQFDETKRVRTTLVHVLGQISYKKGCLQKVVSHLNTWKNKALVQDAIDEIVDVHSEKRYAKFTALTQQEVIRYIDEHLQISKNNG, translated from the coding sequence ATGGCTTTTTATGATTTAAACAAAGAAGAAAGGCAGCTTGTTGTAAATAATATTTACGAAGATTGTTTAACCTCTTTTGAAAGAAAAAATCTTGAAAAGTTATTGGTTCATTTTTCTAATGAAGATACTTACATTAGAAAAACTGCATATCAATCGGTAGGTAAAATTTATAATTCTAATTTTCGATTGCAAAAAGATATCCTTGTATATTTAAAGGAATTGTTAGAAAACGAAAATGAAAAAGTTCGTCAAACAACAATAAATTCGGCAGGTGAAATAGGAATGTATTATTTTGAAGATGTTATTTCCTTTTTCGATATCGGTTTGTTTGACGATCACCATTCCATAAGAAATGCAGTTATAGGTTCCGTTAAAAAAATGGGAGAGAAAAACCCCAAACCTGTTTTGGAATGGGCAAAGAACTATTTGCATCATGAAGATAAAGAAGTTCGAAGAGAAATATGCCATGGAATTGAACTAAGAGGAAGAAAACATCCTGAAGATATTTTACCATTGTTGAAAGAACTACAATTTGATGAAACAAAACGGGTAAGAACAACTTTGGTTCATGTTTTAGGACAGATTAGTTATAAAAAAGGCTGTTTGCAAAAAGTTGTTTCGCATTTAAATACTTGGAAAAACAAAGCGTTAGTTCAAGATGCAATCGATGAAATAGTAGATGTGCATAGCGAAAAAAGATATGCAAAGTTCACAGCATTAACACAACAAGAAGTTATTCGTTATATAGACGAGCATTTACAAATTAGTAAAAATAATGGGTAA
- a CDS encoding thymidine kinase, which yields MFLENTVNQQEQFGWIEVICGSMFSGKTEELIRRLKRAQFAKQRVEIFKPAIDTRYHDEMVVSHDANEIRSTPVPAAESIRILAQTCDVVGIDEAQFFDDEIVAVCNDLANSGIRVIVAGLDMDFKGNPFGPMPALMATAEYVTKVHAVCTRTGNLANYSFRKAQNDKLVLLGETEEYEPLSRAAFYKALKEQKEENK from the coding sequence ATGTTTCTCGAAAATACAGTAAATCAGCAAGAACAATTTGGGTGGATTGAAGTCATTTGTGGCTCTATGTTTTCTGGTAAAACGGAAGAGTTAATTCGCCGACTAAAACGTGCCCAATTTGCCAAACAAAGAGTTGAAATTTTCAAACCTGCAATTGATACGCGTTATCATGATGAAATGGTGGTTTCTCATGATGCGAATGAAATTCGTTCTACACCAGTTCCTGCAGCAGAAAGCATTAGAATTTTAGCGCAAACCTGTGATGTCGTTGGGATTGATGAAGCACAGTTTTTTGATGATGAAATTGTAGCGGTTTGTAATGATTTAGCTAATTCTGGAATTCGGGTAATTGTGGCTGGTTTAGATATGGATTTTAAAGGAAATCCCTTCGGACCAATGCCTGCTTTAATGGCAACTGCCGAATACGTAACTAAAGTTCATGCGGTTTGTACGCGAACTGGAAATTTAGCTAATTATAGTTTTAGAAAAGCGCAAAATGATAAATTGGTTTTATTAGGAGAAACCGAAGAATATGAGCCATTAAGTCGTGCTGCTTTTTACAAGGCTTTGAAAGAACAGAAAGAAGAAAACAAATAA
- a CDS encoding bifunctional UDP-N-acetylmuramoyl-tripeptide:D-alanyl-D-alanine ligase/alanine racemase encodes MTFSIQNIIQHLNAKTSGSFSDFIVENVSIDSRSLQNSNGTLFFALKGSNHDGHDYIESLITKGVRSFVVEYIPNNLEEKANFIIVENTKKALQETAKYYRNLFQFPIIGITGSNGKTIVKEWLNFLLSPDFSVVRSPKSYNSQVGVPLSIFGINEHHNLGLFEAGISQNGEMDILEEIIQPSIGVFTYLGSAHDEGFSSPSEKLLEKVKLFKNCKVVVLEQNDEIENHIACKKITWSFTNKIATVFVEKLLENQLKVNYNSDSFVVTIPFSDEISIKNCVTCIATLLHLGISLEKIQERVANLYPVEIRLQAKKGINNCVLIDDSYSSDYQSLKIALDFLEQQKLHQKKTIILSDIFQSGLPTERLYEKVTSVLQRNNIDRIIVIGETISKYLSELNNVIGFQSTSDFLKQFNTQSFQNETILIKGARSFNFDEIVVLLEEKNHETVLEINLDAISHNLNFYKSKLKPTTNIMVMVKAFGYGNGGFEIAKLLEHHKVDYLGVAFADEGIELRKAGITLPIMVLNPENSSFSAMIAYDLEPEIYSLSGLQEFIKVAQQKNVNSYPIHLKLDTGMHRLGFENHQIQDVISILKETNLVTIKSIFSHLATSDDTSFREFTLEQFSRFEKATSTICKSLKISPIQHILNTSGIFNYSEMQLDMVRLGIGLYGIGNSEEENKKLQQVGTLKSIISQIRTLKKGESVGYSRKFMISKETKVATIPIGYADGIRRSWGNEKGYVFINNQKATILGNVCMDMLMVDVTNIECYEGDEVIIFGEHPSVIEIANVVNTIPYEILTGISQRVKRIFFKN; translated from the coding sequence TTGACGTTTTCCATACAAAATATTATACAACACCTAAACGCCAAAACTTCAGGTTCGTTTAGCGATTTTATAGTTGAAAATGTTTCTATCGATAGTCGTTCGCTTCAAAATAGTAACGGCACACTTTTTTTTGCACTGAAAGGTTCAAACCATGACGGTCATGATTATATTGAAAGTCTAATTACAAAAGGTGTTCGAAGTTTCGTAGTTGAATATATTCCAAATAACTTAGAAGAAAAAGCTAATTTTATAATTGTTGAAAACACTAAAAAAGCACTTCAAGAAACCGCAAAATATTACCGCAATTTATTTCAATTTCCAATAATTGGAATTACAGGAAGCAACGGAAAAACTATTGTAAAAGAATGGTTGAATTTTCTATTAAGCCCTGATTTTTCAGTCGTTAGAAGTCCCAAAAGTTATAATTCACAAGTGGGTGTTCCGTTATCAATTTTCGGAATTAATGAACATCACAACTTAGGTCTTTTTGAAGCTGGAATTTCCCAAAATGGTGAAATGGATATTTTGGAAGAAATTATCCAACCTTCCATTGGAGTTTTTACGTATTTGGGAAGTGCTCACGACGAAGGATTTAGTTCGCCATCAGAAAAATTACTTGAAAAAGTAAAGCTTTTTAAGAATTGTAAAGTTGTTGTTTTAGAACAAAATGATGAAATTGAAAATCACATCGCTTGTAAAAAAATTACTTGGAGTTTTACCAATAAAATTGCAACTGTTTTTGTAGAGAAACTTCTGGAAAATCAATTAAAAGTTAATTACAATAGCGATTCTTTTGTAGTAACTATTCCCTTTTCTGATGAAATAAGTATTAAAAATTGTGTGACTTGCATTGCTACACTTTTACATTTAGGAATTAGTCTTGAAAAAATCCAAGAACGCGTTGCCAATTTATATCCAGTTGAGATTCGTTTACAAGCAAAAAAAGGAATTAACAATTGTGTTTTAATTGACGATTCATATTCTTCCGATTATCAATCGCTAAAAATTGCGCTTGATTTTCTGGAACAACAAAAATTACACCAAAAGAAAACGATTATACTTTCTGACATCTTTCAAAGTGGTTTACCTACAGAAAGATTATATGAGAAAGTTACTTCTGTTCTACAACGAAATAATATCGATAGAATTATTGTAATTGGCGAAACTATTTCAAAATATTTAAGTGAATTGAATAATGTAATCGGATTTCAATCAACTTCTGATTTTTTAAAACAATTCAACACACAATCGTTTCAAAATGAAACCATATTAATTAAGGGTGCTCGTAGTTTTAATTTCGATGAAATTGTAGTACTTCTCGAAGAGAAAAACCACGAAACTGTTTTAGAAATTAACTTAGATGCTATCAGTCATAACTTAAATTTTTACAAATCGAAACTAAAACCAACAACCAATATTATGGTTATGGTGAAAGCTTTTGGTTATGGAAATGGCGGATTTGAAATTGCAAAATTACTCGAACACCATAAAGTTGATTATTTAGGCGTTGCATTTGCTGATGAAGGAATTGAACTGCGTAAAGCAGGAATTACATTGCCCATCATGGTTTTAAATCCGGAAAATAGTAGTTTTTCGGCAATGATTGCCTATGATTTAGAACCTGAAATTTATTCACTTTCAGGTTTACAAGAATTTATAAAAGTTGCCCAACAGAAAAATGTAAATTCTTATCCAATTCATTTGAAATTAGATACCGGAATGCATCGTTTAGGTTTTGAAAACCACCAAATTCAAGATGTAATTTCCATTTTAAAAGAAACTAATTTAGTTACCATAAAATCGATTTTTTCACATTTAGCAACTTCAGATGATACTTCATTTAGAGAGTTTACTTTGGAACAATTTTCAAGATTTGAAAAAGCAACTTCTACAATATGTAAAAGTTTGAAAATTTCTCCAATCCAACATATTTTGAACACATCAGGAATTTTTAATTATTCAGAAATGCAACTTGATATGGTTCGTTTAGGGATTGGTTTATACGGAATTGGTAATTCTGAAGAAGAAAATAAAAAACTACAGCAAGTTGGCACTTTAAAAAGTATTATCTCTCAAATACGAACTTTGAAAAAAGGCGAAAGTGTTGGTTATAGTAGAAAATTTATGATTTCTAAAGAAACCAAAGTTGCTACAATTCCAATTGGTTATGCTGACGGAATTCGACGATCTTGGGGTAATGAAAAGGGCTATGTTTTTATCAATAATCAAAAAGCTACAATTCTAGGTAATGTTTGCATGGATATGCTAATGGTTGATGTAACCAACATTGAATGTTATGAAGGTGATGAAGTAATTATTTTTGGCGAACACCCATCAGTAATTGAAATAGCAAACGTTGTAAACACTATTCCATATGAAATTCTTACAGGAATTTCGCAACGTGTTAAAAGAATTTTCTTTAAAAACTAA